A genome region from Trichosurus vulpecula isolate mTriVul1 chromosome 5, mTriVul1.pri, whole genome shotgun sequence includes the following:
- the LOC118851796 gene encoding UAP56-interacting factor-like, with product MNGFGVGMVAAVATLPPLKTSSHKNLDKIDMSLDDVIKLNKKEERKQNFPKLNRRLKQTGAHQFRMRVARWGLQQQTGFGKNGLGRRGRMGPGKRRSYGVITGLAAQKANGIRKGVSPINRSPLREKNMQRYYPMLKRKTNLQRQNDMQRKPIPVLRRPNQLSRRNNVPVNLARNGTKLNQQKHTCQATFLFRRGLKVQAQTHPEQLLDKPTAKRTRQWRTSTTNGGILTVSIDNPGAIHPSVGQRPRLTHTPIPSFLMKRDHPEEKKIPKGVPLQFDINSVGKQTGMTLNERSGILKEQRIALVQNKGSRFVTMG from the coding sequence ATGAACGGGTTCGGCGTCGGGATGGTGGCCGCGGTGGCAACTCTGCCGCCGTTGAAGACCAGCAGCCACAAAAACCTCGATAAGATTGATATGTCTCTGGATGATGTCATCAAATTgaataagaaggaagaaagaaagcagaattttCCAAAATTAAATAGAAGACTTAAACAGACTGGTGCCCATCAATTCAGGATGAGAGTAGCCAGATGGGGACTTCAACAGCAGACTGGTTTTGGTAAAAATGGTTTGGGCCGAAGAGGAAGAATGGGTCCTGGAAAGAGACGTTCATATGGAGTTATCACTGGCCTGGCAGCTCAGAAAGCAAATGGAATTCGTAAAGGAGTCAGCCCTATCAACCGATCACCTCTACGTGAGAAGAACATGCAGCGATATTATCCAATGTTAAAAAGGAAGACAAACCTTCAGAGGCAAAATGACATGCAGAGGAAACCAATCCCAGTTCTCAGGAGGCCTAACCAGTTAAGCAGAAGGAATAATGTTCCAGTCAATTTAGCCAGGAATGGgaccaaattaaatcaacaaaaaCACACATGCCAGGCAACCTTTCTTTTCAGAAGAGGCCTCAAGGTTCAGGCCCAGACGCACCCAGAACAACTATTAGACAAACCAACAGCAAAGAGAACTCGTCAATGGCGAACTTCTACCACAAATGGAGGGATTTTGACCGTATCTATTGACAATCCTGGAGCAATTCATCCTTCAGTAGGTCAGAGACCCCGTTTAACTCATACTCCTATACcatcatttctgatgaaaagggaTCACCCTGAAGAGAAGAAGATTCCTAAAGGTGTTCCCTTACAATTCGACATAAACAGTGTTGGAAAACAGACTGGGATGACTTTGAATGAGCGATCTGGAATCCTGAAGGAACAAAGAATTGCTCTCGTTCAGAACAAAGGAAGTCGCTTTGTGACTATGGGATAG